In the Necator americanus strain Aroian chromosome X, whole genome shotgun sequence genome, tgggaaattttcaagaattttgtcCGAGATTTACAACTTTCATACTACTATTTACTAATAAAGAAGTTGATAACTGAGGATTTCAGTGATGGAATTCATACTAGAatgtttcaaacaaaaaccAGTTGAACGAATTCTCATCACGGAATTCCACAATGCTAATGTTCCGGAAGCTAATGTTGAAGAAGAGGAACGTAGCGAAGAGGAAACGGGTGATAaaaaggaggataaaaaaaatagtcatATAGTCAGATGAATCAATGAGACCTAAACGATCGTGTCCGAAAACGATAATCTATGATCAGGTTATCCGGAATTTCTCACCACATAATAGACATCCGGATGGATTTGTCCGTTCGGAGCAGATCGTCTAAGATGTCAACTCCTAACGGGCGTTCtatgtttttgttcttatagagcataaagtttttttctatgccGAACAACGGCTTGCCTTAAAATCCTTACTATTATGAAATTAGCggtttttcattcttatttgattttacgaAAGCGTACAAGGGTACTCTACACTTATTCGTCAGGGATCGGGTATATTTTACCTACATGCACTTAGGATTCATCAGCACATCATTTGGCCTTTGCCAAAGTATATTTGGTGGTATATGGCCGCCGCCAATCAATAATTTCATAATGGCACCCGTTGTTTTGTTACTTCTTTTTCCGAGTGGAAACTCATTGTAGTTTTGCTAAATCGTTCGCATTACGAGATATCCTGCTTTCAATTATGCTCGTGTGTGTATTTGTTAACAATATTCTTTCACGCTGTCCCTGTTATATGTGATGCTTGCTCAAAATgtgataaatttttattttcggtTATTGATTGATAAAATGCAATAAATGATTTCTActcgtcttttttcatttttttttcattagtgATAGCTATTTCCGGGAACAAAATATCATGACTAGACGAAATCCAAGGACAGCAACTTCAATAAAGGAGAGAATGCAGACACCCATAAGAACACCAAGAAGTCCACCCAAATTAGATATGAATCGATTCAGCTGGAAGAATAATTTAGGAGTATTTGATAAACAGTGCAGtgtatattttattatgtGACATCACTTACATCCATATCAGGGACCTCTGCAAATGCTTGAAATTCCAGACGAGGTAGATTTATCGTGATTAACACGTCATCTTCGGATTCTTCCTTACACGTTTCATAAGAAGTAGCGGAATATTGTGAACAACGTAATGGctgaatataatataattcacttttgcttttcatctactcatctgtttttctttttcttcatctatCATTTTTAGAGATTAGTCTGTTATAGTACTTTGTTTCAATACGTAAATGGTTATaacgttttcttcaaatttgattttttttaacataccGCTAAAACGGATTTCGTACGATGCCATTCCACAGAATATTGCTGATTCACGCATGGTAACGGACATACGCACGATTCCCAGGTTGACGGATCGCCTGCATTTTCTACTGCGCTATCGATACATGGCcctcaaagaacaaaaacgatTATCTCTTAATTAAGCAATTAATTACTATAATTATGAGCGTAGTACTTTGAACAAGTTCACATGTTGGAGTATTAGGTGCTACAGGATATCGTGGATCCATACATGAGCATGATTTGAAGATCATATCTTGATAACATGAACGAAGACATCCCTAAATAGGAATTCACCAATCTCAATAACTCATTCCATACCTGTTTGgtaggcaaagaaaaaacaacttttgtataaacaaaagaaaatttcgccAAAATGGTGAATTCACTGACATCAGTACTGTACTGTCCTTCATAATAGTAAGCTTTTACTTCGGATGGTTTTTTCACACAAACTCCATATCTTCCGGCGAGTCGAGCATATTTAGTCTGTAATCGTGTAGTGAATTGAAGGAACAGATTCACTGTAGTAGTTTGGTACTGTAGATGTGCGTAATATAGATTATGCATAATTTACGCTGTGGTCCATACTATGAGTAAAATTACTAGGAAATTGTTTATTCTCTGAGTcgagacaaaaagaaaagaaataaaaaatgaacaaaataaatgtgaTTGCAGACCCATAGTTCATATGTACTTCTATCATGAAAATTGGATTTGACTCTGGAACATATCTTAGAATTAGACTGGATGCATAAACAATTTACTCCAGATTATCAATTAAGGATAACCATGCAAATTCATAGGTGTGATGAGGTATCTATGGTTTATAGtgtaatcttttttatttcctgccttccttagaggcagcataccacgagttAGGATTTCTCAAGGAAAAGAGAGGGTTAGTGGTGTACATTATGGGCATGAGAGTTACCACGTTCaattctctctctccctctctttccTTCCTCCTTGTCCTAAGAAGCGCCATGGGAAACGGTCCTCCTGTACTAATTTTCCTACGAACGACCTTATAACGCACGGCATCGGCGAGCGGACAACAATCAATGAAGTTCCTTTAGCTGCCTATTAAAACGAAATCAGTGAATAAGCTGCGTAAGAAATCGGTGCATGTACAACGGTGGTGTAATAAGGTGCATCGTACGAATATTGGTTCAAGAAGACCGTCTCCAAGCTCCTTTTCCAAGACAATTGGGGAAAATTTAATGTGAACATGCTCATATTCTAAGTCTACACCTTCCGATTATCTTTTTGTGGAGAGATTGTAACGTCAATCTATGCAGTTTCTGTGAAGTCCCAAAGAACAAGAAGTTCAGATTACGGAATCCAGAATTGCAGACCTAATGAAGCTATTTACTTCGAACAATGTACAGGATGTactaaaagttgaaaaagatcTTGTATACTGGTTAGTTGAGTGAGTTCAAATGATACTCTAACATACGAATTTTTCTAGCGTTTTGCGGTGAAAAAGTTGAGTTGCTGTGCTTGTATACAATATTATTAACATTTTAACAAAGTGACTTTTGAGTTTAAAGTGATTTCCCCATAAAAAAAGTTCATAGATTTTCGAATCATAATACTTCTTGATGTTAGATATGAACAGAACAGAACATAAAAATTCCAATGtggtaaaaattgaaaatcattCCTTATAAGAGGAAATATCGGGTAGAACTCACATCACGAATTAAAATAAGGGTTTCACCGTTCGGTTGAGCATTATAACGTACAGACTCGGAGAATACgtactcatttttgttatgaaCAAATACGAGTACGGATGCGGTATCAAACCATGGTACGTACTCATCTGAGCCAACTCTCATCATCACTTGAAGACCTGGATAacaaatttcgagaaaagaagttcatgcaagaagttttttttgcataacgATAGATACAGTGATCTCCACTCACCGCCTTGAATCCCGGATGAACGCATTTTATAATCCAGTGTGCTCGTACGATGATTGAACGTGAAGCAGTTTCCAAGTACAACATCATTCCACAGATGAAGATCACGTCTGAATCGGTGCTGCTTCagaatttcacaaatttttcacTACATACAATAGATGATAGatcctttatttatatttctacattttttaaaacacattCCTATCTACTTTATATTCTaagtttttagttttgtaTGCCATAtattaatgttttattttgacatttttctaaacttGTCATTTTTGAGATTGTTGGTCTTCTTTAAAaacatcagcccacgaatctgagatggtacgaatttcaggtggagtattcgtatacgggatcgtggattatggagagaggggtgatcccgtccattccTCCCTAATTCCCAGGAAAAAACGGCCGaaaggtacggcttcgagcgttccggcttcgcacaacgagttcggttggagcgcgccagccgtgcgcacacgccgcgtcttccggactgttttctacggcaattagcaagaaatggacggaatcacccccctctccataatctgctatgccatatacgaatactccacctgaaatccgtaccacctcagattcgtggggtgatgcctttaagattaaAATTCGAACTTTATCCCAGTTGTCCATTTATGTATCAATCGTTTCGAATGTCCTATATTATATAAGAAATACTTCTGGAATCAAGGCTAAAGAGCTAAAAAGCGTGTAATCATCTGATGAAATTGAAACCTCAAAAGTTCTAGGAACTAGCGAATGCTGCGGCTAACAAGTCGCAGAACCAGCTGCAGAATCTGAATTTCAAAGCGACGAAACACAGAAAACtgccaaaaaataaagaggtGAAATTATAAAGGCAGGAAAATAATCTGCTCAATAGTTTTTcctaagaatgaaaaattctaaacttGTAAAGAGCTCAGCTCTCTTCTCTACTTAATCTTTTGATGTACCTAATGTGAAGTTTGGTAAGTTCTGATCGTAATGACCAGGGACTGGAACAACTtccttttgaagttttttcaaGAGAGATTTGCAGTTGAGAAAGTTTTATAGTCCCGACTGATATCccggatttcagttggaaaaGTCACGATAATTATGTGCCACTTCAATCAGTACATAATAGATAGGCGATTAGATCCGAACATACTGTAGATCCAATCGCTTTTCTTCAAAGGCTGCCCAAATAAACATGTCCTCGTACTCCCAACTTAATTCCGTTCGATTATCACTTTCTTGTAAACCAACAATAAAGGGTACCATATCCTTAATCTGGGAAGGATTTCGTAGCAGATCCTCCaacatctggaaaaaaagattaaacgAAGTTGGGTCTTTTCATTTAGATGTAGTAAATACTTCCTCAACACTTAAAAGATATCTCTACTATATACGAATTAGATGCTAATTACTGTGACCTTTCATAATTGCTATGTACTACTAGAACTTTGAGAAAGTGAACTGTGTTCAAAGCTAATGAAGTCGaaaaatttcctggaattttcccCCTCTCTCATGCAATCTACGTTAATTCATTTTGTGTGATTCAgaggatcaaaaaaaaaatcagcaaaaaagacACCCACGGGAATCATGTCCAAGTTTACATCTCCATAGACCGCCATCAACACATCTTTGATGAGAACGtctgaaaaacaagaagacaaacaaacacattaaaacaaaaaatttttcaaacacgAGTTGGGTTTCCTTATCAAGGAATTCAGGAGTTCACTTTGTGTTCGTATGCATCTCTCTTAAGGATTTCAGTCGTGTGACATGTGATATTTCCTCCAATTTCTGGATTGCTAACAATTTACTTGGAAATGGATATTAGaggatgagaaagaaaaaatccatcagaGACACCGATATCCAGTAGCATTTTGCTTTTCTCATGCTTTActtatagttgagtcaaaacacccgaaaacgtaaaaaatgtaattgcgtaagcgggtatACTTGAGTCCGTGACCGAGGAGCTCAGGGTGATGAGAAGAGTGGGgccagcgagggtcccacctcggtcgcAACCGCTGGCTCCACAGCGCCACTTCGATCGCGAAGCGTACGCGACTGCACCGGTCTTCACTTCGTTTCAATTCATCTTTAATCTAATGGCTTAATCAAACTTTCTCTTCATTAAAAGGATTTCTTTATTTGGAGCGAATTTCAACCCTAAATTTCTGTATATTTATTGAGATTTGTATATTTGATTTAATTCGTAGATCCTGAATATGTTGATCAAAATCATCGCCCCGCTGTGTGAAGCCCCAGGACTTAGTCACTCTAAAGACTATCTCCTgaaatcatttttatatttcccagtattctatttttcacctttctttttgttaattaAGTTACCTGAAAAGTTTCCtgaaaacagattttttgtttgtgtacGATCTTTACTGAGAACAACTAAATGTTGTAAATTTtgcacctttttttgaaattattgttCTATGGAGCGTCGTATAGGCGCCCTATTTATACCAAATGCAGTCAGGAATCTGAGTTTGCGCTCGTAGCAGGTACGAGTCATATGTCCTTCAAAGTTATACGACGGAAGTTACCCGGATACTGCATAAAGGTGCTGTTGTCAAGGACAATGCCAGAGCTCGAAGTCAATGAAGTCACGTagagggagcatggaatcctTCATAACAACAGTCCtaccgattaaaggcatcactccacgaatctgaggtggtacggatttcaggtggagtattcgtatacgggatgggagactatggagaggggggggggggtgatttcgtccatttcttcctaattgccgtagaaaactgcccggaagatacggcttcaggcattctggcgcactattttctacaaggagttcgactggagcgcgccagcctttttcggcgccgcatcttctgggccgtttgttacggcaattaggaagaaatggacggaatcacccccctctccatagtctcccatcccgtatacgaatactccacctgaaatctgcaccacctcagattcgtgggctgatgcctttaagtcaagtaagtcaaaacTGTTTTAAACGTTTAGCATTGAAACATTCAAAGTTCATACTTAGATCACAATATGTGCCAGTCCATTGCGCTGAACATACGCAGGTGAACTCGCCAAATCCTTCATCGCACACTGCCGCTGCATCTTTTGTAACACATCGATTTGGGAACACCTTTCCAGCATCATCTTCATACGGCACACAATCGGGAATATCTgtaatttcaaattaataaGGCTGTAATACATCACGTTGAATAGAAACATTGCTACATCCACCTTATCCGTTCTCCATCCCTTCTTTATTATGTTTGCAGAACAATGGCAACTGTGTTTTTTCTCTCGCACGTTCCAAAATGAGTTTCACTTGACTTA is a window encoding:
- a CDS encoding hypothetical protein (NECATOR_CHRX.G25731.T2), which codes for MASVCSTSPCLNGGTCSTKNNVDYTCGCAPGYLGIRCQYKEPCESVTCVHGTCESILGGSDFYCRCEEDWQNVLCDGPRYIYIYDPNECDGNPGLCNANIGQGVCVDMPPDKGGHLCKCSPSYELSDCSKVELKCTKGICLHGGTCIENYDGTYKCECLEYYHSSNCQGEQLGTFPPFHNHLSACDFANNCVNGTCQSVINGIVPGTVCSCIPGYTGEFCSEDIDDCASSPCLNGGTCHDGYMNYTCTCIYGVDGDNCDHDIPDCVPYEDDAGKVFPNRCVTKDAAAVCDEGFGEFTCVCSAQWTGTYCDLNVLIKDVLMAVYGDVNLDMIPMLEDLLRNPSQIKDMVPFIVGLQESDNRTELSWEYEDMFIWAAFEEKRLDLQRDLHLWNDVVLGNCFTFNHRTSTLDYKMRSSGIQGGLQVMMRVGSDEYVPWFDTASVLVFVHNKNEYVFSESVRYNAQPNGETLILIRDTKYARLAGRYGVCVKKPSEVKAYYYEGQYSTDGCLRSCYQDMIFKSCSCMDPRYPVAPNTPTCELVQRPCIDSAVENAGDPSTWESCVCPLPCVNQQYSVEWHRTKSVLAPLRCSQYSATSYETCKEESEDDVLITINLPRLEFQAFAEVPDMDLNRFISNLGGLLGVLMGVCILSFIEVAVLGFRLVMIFCSRK
- a CDS encoding hypothetical protein (NECATOR_CHRX.G25731.T1), which codes for MASVCSTSPCLNGGTCSTKNNVDYTCGCAPGYLGIRCQYKEPCESVTCVHGTCESILGGSDFYCRCEEDWQNVLCDGPRYIYTSSPVDKGCFATTDALGGPLYYKTSDPAMTFTKCMNLLTSKNSPTYTFFTLSGTDCYLSSSSALNNSKSDANCKTACANSNEICAETNKRALVFSYEPDVYDPNECDGNPGLCNANIGQGVCVDMPPDKGGHLCKCSPSYELSDCSKEKPSPCASLPCLNGGTCVADTVLGTFVCNCDSSYTGPVCEFELKCTKGICLHGGTCIENYDGTYKCECLEYYHSSNCQDLSACDFANNCVNGTCQSVINGIVPGTVCSCIPGYTGEFCSEDIDDCASSPCLNGGTCHDGYMNYTCTCIYGVDGDNCDHDIPDCVPYEDDAGKVFPNRCVTKDAAAVCDEGFGEFTCVCSAQWTGTYCDLNVLIKDVLMAVYGDVNLDMIPMLEDLLRNPSQIKDMVPFIVGLQESDNRTELSWEYEDMFIWAAFEEKRLDLQRDLHLWNDVVLGNCFTFNHRTSTLDYKMRSSGIQGGLQVMMRVGSDEYVPWFDTASVLVFVHNKNEYVFSESVRYNAQPNGETLILIRDTKYARLAGRYGVCVKKPSEVKAYYYEGQYSTDGCLRSCYQDMIFKSCSCMDPRYPVAPNTPTCELVQRPCIDSAVENAGDPSTWESCVCPLPCVNQQYSVEWHRTKSVLAPLRCSQYSATSYETCKEESEDDVLITINLPRLEFQAFAEVPDMDLNRFISNLGGLLGVLMGVCILSFIEVAVLGFRLVMIFCSRK